A segment of the Leptolyngbya sp. NIES-3755 genome:
CGTGAAGGTTTAGGGTTGGAATTGCGCGATCGCGGTTAAAGTGAAACATCCCCATTCAATTCCCGGCTATGAGTTTGTTTAATCGCATCAAAATCCGCACTCCTGAAAGTGTTGAACTAGAGTTTACGCTGGCGGGAATTGGTACTCGCACGATCGCGCTCGTGGTCGATTATTTAATCTGGGGTGCGGTGCTGATTGGCTTGCTCATTTTCTGGAGCATTCTATCGGTTCAACTACAACGTTACTTCGGTGAAGGGATTGATCTGTGGATTTCTGCAATTTCAATTCTGATCACGTTCACGGTCTATACCGGATATTTCGTGATTTTTGAAACGCTGTGGCGGGGACAAACTCCTGGAAAGCGCTACAGCAAAATTCGAGTGATTCGAGATGATGGACAGCCTGCGGGTGCGACTCAGGCAATTCTACGATCGTTAATTCGCCCGATCGATGATTCGTTCTTGATCGGAATATTTTTGATCATTCTGACGAAACGCGAGAAACGATTAGGCGATTTGATTGCTGGAACCTTAGTGATTCAAGAAGAACGAGCAGTCAAACCTTCGAGCTTTGCCCTCTCTCCCGAAGCAGAACCCTTAGCGGATGACCTTTTAAAGAATCAAAACTTTAGTGCAATCTTGCCCGATGATTTTGCTGTGATTCGAGAGTATTTACAACGTAGATCGATGTTAGAAACCAGAGCAAGAACGGATCTCAGTTTGAAACTCGCACGACAAGCGAAAGAACTCCTTGGAATGCAGGAGCTTCCCTTTCAAATGACTCCTGATTTATTTCTTGAGGCAATTTATTTGGCATATCAGAAGCGTGATTAGCTTCCTTGTGATAAAGTTTGCAATCAAGCTGTGAGGAGTTCCTGATGAAATCGATTTGTGTATTTTGTGGCTCAAGTATGGGTCGAAATCCCGACTATGAAAAAGGCGCGATCGAGCTTGGAACTGCGATCGCGAATCGGGGAATCGCTCTCGTTTACGGTGGCGGCAATGTCGGATTGATGGGCGTGGTTGCAGATGCAGCCCTGTCTGCGGGCGGTGAAGTGTTCGGAGTGATTCCAGAGTTCTTAGTATCGAAAGAACTGGCGCACCAAGGATTAACCCGATTAGAAACCGTGAAGTCGATGCACGATCGTAAAGCGAGAATGGTTGAGCTTTCCGATGCTTTTATTGCTCTACCCGGTGGATATGGAACGCTTGAGGAATTCTGCGAAGTGCTCACCTGGGCACAACTTGGGTTACATCAGAAGCCACATGGACTCTTAAACATTGCAGGCTACTATGATCCATTGCTGCAATTTTTTGATCAAGCGGTGACCGAAAAGCTGGTGCGACCTGTGCATCGTTCTTTAGTTCTTGAAGCAACCGAACCGGAAATTTTGCTCGATCGATTGTCTGCTTATGAGCCGCAGAATGTTGATAAATGGATCAAGAAAGAGGGACTGTGAACCGGGTTGTTGCTTAAGGATCATTTACTATTTGAATTTCGGCTTTTTTGTTAGCGTATCGGCAATCTGACTTTTATTTTCCCAGAGCCATGCAAGCCGAAGACCTTCAAATTCAACCCCAGGACGATCGCACTGCCTTGGATGTGGAATCGCTGAAACAATCGATTCTGAACAATCTCTTCTATGTTCAAGGCAAATTTCCAGAGATTGCGACGCTGAATGATTACTACATGGCATTGGCGTATACGGTTCGCGATCGCTTACTCCGAAACTGGCTGATCTCGACGCAAACCTACACTAAAGTACAACCGCGAGAAATTTGCTATCTTTCGGCAGAGTTTTTGATGGGACCGCATCTTGGCAATAATTTGATCAACTTAGATATCTATGATCAAATGCGCCAAGCGGTTCAGGAATTGGGATTGAACTTTGATGAACTGCTAGAGCAAGAAGAAGAACCCGGACTTGGAAATGGCGGCTTGGGACGGTTGGCAGCTTGCTACCTTGATTCGATGGCGACTTTGGAAATTCCCTCGATCGGCTATGGGATTCGCTATGAGTTTGGCATTTTCGATCAAGATATTCGCGATGGATGGCAAGTTGAACTGACCGATAAATGGCTGAAGAATGGCAATCCCTGGGAGGTAGCGCGTCCAGAATGGGCAGTGGAAATCAAGCTTGGTGGACGAACTGAAAGCTATGTGGATGAACAAGGTCGTAGTCGAGTGAGATGGATTCCCGATCGTATTTTAAGTGGGGTTCCCTACGACACTCCAATTCTCGGCTACAAGAGCAATAATGCGAATACGTTGCGTCTATGGTCTGCTCAGGCGGTGGATTCGTTTAATTTTGCTGCGTTCAATTCTGGCGACTATTACGGTGCAGTGGGCAACAAAGTATTTTCTGAGAATCTATCGAAAGTCCTTTACCCGAATGATGAGCAAGTTCAAGGGAAGCAACTTCGATTAGAGCAACAATACTTTTTTGTTTCTTGTTCGTTGCAAGATGTGATTCGGATTCACCATGAGCGGCGTGGATTGCCCTTAGAAACGCTGCACGAGAAGTTTACCTTGCAATTGAACGACACCCATCCCGCGATCGCAGTTGCCGAATTGATGCGATTGTTGCTCGATGATCATGGAATAGATTGGGATACCGCTTGGAACATTACCCGAAATACCTTTGCTTATACGAATCACACTTTGTTACCGGAAGCATTAGAACGTTGGGCAGTCGGTCTATTTGGTGCATTGTTGCCGCGTCATTTAGAGATTATCTACGAGATTAATGCTCGATTTCTGAATGAAGTGCGATTTAAGTTTCCGAAAGATGACGATCGAGTGCGTCGAATGTCCCTGATTGATGAAACGGGCGATCGCTATGTCAGAATGGCTCATCTTGCGACGGTTGGAAGCTATTCAATCAATGGAGTTGCCGAACTGCACACAGAGCTTCTGAAGCAAGATGTTTTACGCGATTTTGCCGAGATGTATCCGGAGCGCTTTAACAATAAAACGAACGGTGTGACTCCTAGACGTTTCATGGTGTTGAGCAATCCCAGACTATCCAGCTTGATTATGAGCAAAATTGGCGAAGGCTGGATCACGAATCTCAACGACCTTCGCAAGCTAGAACAATTTGTTGATGATCCAAGCTTTCGAGAAGACTGGCGACAAATCAAGCAAGCGATCAAGCAAGATCTAGCAAACTACATTCTGAAAGAAAACGGAATTGAGGTCAATGTCGATTCAATCTTTGACATTCAATCCAAACGGTTTCACGAGTACAAACGCCAGCATTTAAACGTGCTGCACATTGTGACTTTGTACAATCGTTTGAAAGCCAATCCGAATCTAGAGATTACGCCGCGTACCTTTATCTTTGGCGGTAAAGCTGCACCCGGTTACTACATGGCGAAGTTAATTATTAAACTGATTAACTCGATCGCGGATGTGATCAATACTGATCCAGACGTGCGCGGGCAAATCAAAGTCGTTTTCCTCAAGGACTACAACGTAAAATTCGCACAACGAGTCTATCCCGCTGCCGACTTATCTGAGCAAATCTCAACCGCTGGCAAAGAAGCATCGGGAACCGGAAACATGAAATTCTCGATGAATGGCGCATTAACGATCGGGACTCTCGACGGTGCAAACATCGAAATCCGCGAAGAAGTTGGTGAAGAGAACTTTTTCTTATTCGGGCTAACGGCTCCTCAAGTGGCAGAACTCAAAGCCAAAGGCTATCAACCGATCGACTACTACAACAACAATCCAGAACTGAAAAGCGCGATCGACTTAATTTCCTCTGGCTACTTTTCCAAAGGCGATGCAGTCCTCTTCAAACCCTTGGTCACTTCGCTGCTCTACCAAGATCCTTATCTACTTTTGGCAGATTACCAATCGTACATTGAGGCTCAAGATCGAGTCAGTCAAGCCTACCGCGACCAGACTCAATGGGTCCGAATGTCGATTTTGAACTCCGCACGAATGGGCAAATTCTCATCCGATCGAGCCATCCGCGAATATGCCAAATTGCTCTGGGATGTTCCCCCGCTCAAAGTCTGTCCCCCTGGTGAAGCTTGTTCGATCCA
Coding sequences within it:
- a CDS encoding RDD family protein (similar to AA sequence:cyanobase_aa:LBDG_29250), translating into MSLFNRIKIRTPESVELEFTLAGIGTRTIALVVDYLIWGAVLIGLLIFWSILSVQLQRYFGEGIDLWISAISILITFTVYTGYFVIFETLWRGQTPGKRYSKIRVIRDDGQPAGATQAILRSLIRPIDDSFLIGIFLIILTKREKRLGDLIAGTLVIQEERAVKPSSFALSPEAEPLADDLLKNQNFSAILPDDFAVIREYLQRRSMLETRARTDLSLKLARQAKELLGMQELPFQMTPDLFLEAIYLAYQKRD
- a CDS encoding hypothetical protein (similar to AA sequence:cyanobase_aa:Cyan7425_0098), producing MKSICVFCGSSMGRNPDYEKGAIELGTAIANRGIALVYGGGNVGLMGVVADAALSAGGEVFGVIPEFLVSKELAHQGLTRLETVKSMHDRKARMVELSDAFIALPGGYGTLEEFCEVLTWAQLGLHQKPHGLLNIAGYYDPLLQFFDQAVTEKLVRPVHRSLVLEATEPEILLDRLSAYEPQNVDKWIKKEGL
- a CDS encoding unnamed protein product (similar to AA sequence:cyanobase_aa:LBDG_20860); amino-acid sequence: MQAEDLQIQPQDDRTALDVESLKQSILNNLFYVQGKFPEIATLNDYYMALAYTVRDRLLRNWLISTQTYTKVQPREICYLSAEFLMGPHLGNNLINLDIYDQMRQAVQELGLNFDELLEQEEEPGLGNGGLGRLAACYLDSMATLEIPSIGYGIRYEFGIFDQDIRDGWQVELTDKWLKNGNPWEVARPEWAVEIKLGGRTESYVDEQGRSRVRWIPDRILSGVPYDTPILGYKSNNANTLRLWSAQAVDSFNFAAFNSGDYYGAVGNKVFSENLSKVLYPNDEQVQGKQLRLEQQYFFVSCSLQDVIRIHHERRGLPLETLHEKFTLQLNDTHPAIAVAELMRLLLDDHGIDWDTAWNITRNTFAYTNHTLLPEALERWAVGLFGALLPRHLEIIYEINARFLNEVRFKFPKDDDRVRRMSLIDETGDRYVRMAHLATVGSYSINGVAELHTELLKQDVLRDFAEMYPERFNNKTNGVTPRRFMVLSNPRLSSLIMSKIGEGWITNLNDLRKLEQFVDDPSFREDWRQIKQAIKQDLANYILKENGIEVNVDSIFDIQSKRFHEYKRQHLNVLHIVTLYNRLKANPNLEITPRTFIFGGKAAPGYYMAKLIIKLINSIADVINTDPDVRGQIKVVFLKDYNVKFAQRVYPAADLSEQISTAGKEASGTGNMKFSMNGALTIGTLDGANIEIREEVGEENFFLFGLTAPQVAELKAKGYQPIDYYNNNPELKSAIDLISSGYFSKGDAVLFKPLVTSLLYQDPYLLLADYQSYIEAQDRVSQAYRDQTQWVRMSILNSARMGKFSSDRAIREYAKLLWDVPPLKVCPPGEACSIHCPESLM